Proteins encoded within one genomic window of Bacillus thuringiensis:
- a CDS encoding nucleotidyltransferase — protein MKASGIVVEYNPFHNGHDYHVQQTKKLTHSDITIAVMSGPFLQRGEPALVSKWYRTKMALACGVDLVVELPYAFSTQKAETFANGAISILNALHVSEICFGSEDGQIENFYNTISVQKNEEETFNRLVKQFMNAGNSYAKATSEAFLHILSSEKNIDMSQPNNILGFQYIKAILTQNSSMQAQTIKRFASHYHDETFNDQHIASATSIRKQLFSENSSFTEIEPFIPTATASLLASYKQNYGTLHNWEQYFSFFKYKLMTMSPQDLRHIYEIEEGLEHRILSKIQTSSSFHSFMESLKTKRYTWTRLQRACTHILTNTTKEEIHSANIEQHAPYIRLLGMSQKGQTYLSKNKKQIELPILTHTKTFDHPTLHIERKANSVYFSIMQEPLRTQLLKQDATHHPIRYDETTAKFL, from the coding sequence ATAAAAGCCAGTGGTATTGTTGTTGAATATAACCCTTTTCATAACGGTCATGATTATCATGTGCAACAAACAAAAAAGTTAACACACTCTGATATTACAATCGCTGTTATGAGTGGCCCTTTTTTACAACGTGGTGAGCCGGCACTCGTATCCAAATGGTATCGCACCAAAATGGCCTTAGCATGCGGTGTAGACCTCGTTGTAGAGCTTCCGTATGCCTTTTCAACGCAAAAGGCTGAAACCTTTGCAAATGGCGCTATTTCTATTTTAAATGCCCTACACGTTTCTGAAATTTGTTTCGGCAGTGAAGATGGACAAATCGAAAATTTTTATAACACCATCTCTGTGCAAAAAAATGAAGAAGAGACTTTTAATCGTCTTGTAAAGCAATTTATGAACGCAGGTAATAGTTACGCAAAAGCTACATCTGAAGCTTTCCTACACATCTTATCTTCTGAAAAAAATATAGACATGTCACAACCAAATAACATTTTAGGCTTCCAATACATAAAAGCAATACTGACGCAAAATAGTTCTATGCAAGCACAAACGATAAAAAGATTCGCATCTCATTATCATGATGAAACATTTAATGACCAACATATTGCAAGCGCAACAAGTATTCGCAAACAACTGTTTAGCGAAAATAGTTCCTTTACAGAAATTGAGCCTTTTATCCCAACAGCGACTGCTTCTCTTTTAGCCAGTTATAAACAAAACTACGGGACATTACATAATTGGGAACAATACTTTTCATTTTTTAAATACAAACTCATGACGATGTCTCCACAGGACTTACGACATATATATGAAATTGAGGAGGGTTTAGAGCATCGTATTTTATCAAAAATACAAACCAGTTCCTCCTTCCATTCATTCATGGAATCATTAAAAACGAAGCGTTATACGTGGACTAGATTACAAAGAGCTTGTACACATATTTTAACCAATACAACAAAAGAAGAAATACATAGCGCAAATATAGAGCAACATGCACCGTACATCCGTCTACTAGGCATGTCACAAAAAGGACAAACTTACCTTTCAAAAAACAAGAAACAAATAGAGCTTCCAATCCTTACCCATACAAAAACATTTGACCATCCTACTTTACACATAGAGCGAAAAGCCAATTCTGTATATTTCTCCATCATGCAAGAACCATTACGAACACAACTACTAAAACAAGATGCAACACACCATCCAATTCGTTATGATGAAACAACTGCAAAATTCCTATAA
- a CDS encoding SepM family pheromone-processing serine protease: protein MFKRFRFIYAILIGVILAMLLVYVRLPYYVTKPGMAAKLEPYVQVEGGTKESGDFMLVTVSMGPANVVNLIAAQFNKYTHISKAEEILQKGESDEEYQFRQNYAMKDSQNAAIYNAYKRANRTVSFENQGVLVAGVAKGMPSEGKLKLGDVIIAVDGKTFEKTEQFIEYMTGKKEGDTVNIEYKRNGKQLKESLNVKTIPNGNGRVGIGVSIVTERELVVDPKVKIDSHEIGGPSAGLMFTLEIYNQLVEEDLTKGHEIAGTGTINEKGEIGPIGGIQQKVVAASDAGAEVFFAPNEKGAEKSNYKDALEAAKDIKTKMKVVPVDTLDDALMYLEKMGEKK from the coding sequence ATGTTTAAACGTTTTCGGTTTATATATGCAATTTTAATAGGGGTTATATTGGCGATGTTACTTGTTTATGTACGTTTACCGTATTATGTAACAAAACCAGGAATGGCTGCCAAATTAGAGCCTTACGTTCAAGTTGAGGGGGGAACAAAAGAATCTGGTGATTTTATGCTTGTTACGGTTTCGATGGGACCGGCAAATGTAGTGAATTTAATAGCGGCACAGTTTAATAAATATACACATATTTCGAAAGCGGAAGAAATATTGCAAAAAGGTGAGAGTGATGAAGAATATCAATTTCGCCAAAATTATGCGATGAAAGATTCGCAAAATGCAGCAATCTATAATGCTTATAAACGTGCAAATCGTACGGTTTCTTTTGAAAATCAAGGTGTATTGGTTGCTGGTGTAGCGAAAGGGATGCCGTCAGAAGGGAAGCTTAAACTTGGAGATGTCATCATAGCTGTCGATGGAAAAACATTTGAAAAGACGGAGCAATTTATTGAATATATGACAGGGAAAAAAGAAGGAGACACAGTAAATATTGAGTACAAGAGGAATGGAAAACAATTAAAAGAAAGTTTAAATGTAAAGACCATTCCGAATGGAAATGGACGTGTTGGTATAGGTGTTTCTATCGTTACGGAAAGAGAATTAGTGGTAGATCCGAAAGTGAAAATTGATTCTCATGAAATAGGTGGACCATCGGCAGGTCTAATGTTTACATTAGAAATATATAATCAACTTGTGGAAGAGGATTTAACAAAAGGGCATGAAATAGCTGGAACAGGTACGATTAATGAAAAAGGAGAAATTGGCCCGATTGGTGGTATTCAACAAAAAGTAGTTGCTGCAAGTGATGCTGGTGCTGAAGTGTTCTTTGCACCAAATGAAAAAGGTGCGGAGAAATCGAATTATAAAGATGCACTTGAGGCTGCGAAAGATATTAAAACAAAAATGAAAGTTGTGCCAGTTGATACACTGGATGATGCATTAATGTATTTGGAAAAAATGGGTGAGAAAAAATAA